Proteins from one Impatiens glandulifera chromosome 2, dImpGla2.1, whole genome shotgun sequence genomic window:
- the LOC124923637 gene encoding F-box/FBD/LRR-repeat protein At1g13570-like has translation MHVQPLALLSRRFFSPFWITLYRAPKLMETTNDYLSELPSDILSMITDKLDLKDAVKTSILSKRWKYIWINHPDLIFNHLNVFGLDRKKLKKDSVGADSNFVKYVDQTMQQRLKGDDKITSFRVSFVLGEFFSQSIDRWISCVLRKGVETIDLDFLKLYPIYIPSSFKKCYNFPWLLTISEDKGTLKHLRVARCRLQLAPASCSMKFDSLISLQLIKVSINDLQLKEVLEYCPLLENLSLHFCTELTHIRNGDIRLKVLYLKQCSKIKEIDLCTDNLISLKLKLSYISNQELTKFLKSCPVLKDLTLYYCQKLTHLSIGNSSNNTSLMSISLKKCFKLEHIDLCADNVDRLEYTGKLISWSFMKTPRLTNAFLSYLNCVKGRLLTEDVKNLDSNISRLTLDFPMLQNLIFSQEDNCQYFMNPKPVTEFLNIRRLVLPVMPAHSEDILIWARYILKAFPLLQTLELNLDRPFDLSQPIKTKTGIEEEEEKVMKKCHNGSISEVKVNGFVGNQNEVDLVKYLLENLSGLKELTLSPYKKAYKRFDSWEYNDIQASIEFDLFEYECHELLKVIPPSVCLHIERQRI, from the exons ATGCATGTTCAGCCTTTAGCATTGCTCTCTCGGCGATTTTTCTCTCCTTTctg GATTACGCTATACAGAGCCCCTAAATTGATG GAAACAACTAATGATTACCTTAGCGAGTTGCCAAGTGATATTCTGAGCATGATCACTGATAAGTTGGACCTGAAAGATGCAGTGAAGACGAGTATTTTATCGAAAAGATGgaaatatatttggattaaccATCCCGACCTCATATTTAATCATCTTAATGTATTTGGATTGGACCGTAAAAAGCTTAAGAAAGATTCAGTAGGTGCAGACAGTAATTTTGTGAAATACGTGGACCAAACTATGCAGCAGAGGTTAAAAGGAGACGACAAGATTACTTCTTTTCGCGTTTCTTTTGTGTTGGGGGAGTTCTTTTCTCAATCTATAGATAGGTGGATCAGTTGTGTCCTTCGAAAAGGTGTTGAGACCATTGAtcttgattttttgaaattatatccCATTTATATTCCTTCATCCTTCAAGAAGTGCTACAACTTTCCGTGGCTTCTAACCATCTCCGAAGATAAAGGGACACTAAAACATCTGCGAGTCGCACGTTGTAGGCTCCAATTAGCTCCAGCTTCATGTTCCATGAAATTTGATTCACTCATTTCCCTTCAGCTTATAAAGGTGTCTATAAACGATCTTCAACTTAAGGAGGTTCTAGAATATTGCCCTTTACTTGAAAATTTAAGTCTGCATTTCTGCACTGAACTCACTCATATCAGAAATGGCGACATACGGTTGAAGGTTTTGTACTTGAAGCAATGCTCGAAAATTAAGGAGATTGATCTCTGTACCGACAATCTCATTTCCTTAAAACTTAAACTGTCATATATAAGTAATCAAGAGCTGACCAAGTTTCTAAAAAGTTGCCCGGTACTTAAAGACTTAACTCTGTATTACTGTCAAAAACTCACCCATCTGAGTATTGGTAATTCTTCTAACAACACAAGTCTGATGTCTATCTCTTTGAAGAAATGCTTCAAACTTGAGCATATCGATCTTTGTGCTGACAATGTCGATAGACTTGAATACACTGGAAAGTTAATATCGTGGTCATTTATGAAAACCCCGAGACTGACAAATGCTTTTTTAAGCTACCTTAATTGTGTTAAAGGAAGATTATTAACAGAGGATGTCAAAAATTTAGATTCTAACATCTCTAGATTGACTCTTGACTTCCCTATGCTGCAGAATCTAATTTTTTCGCAGGAAGATAATTGTCAA TATTTCATGAATCCTAAACCAGTGACTGAATTCCTTAATATTAGGCGATTGGTTTTGCCTGTTATGCCAGCCCACAGTGAAGACATACTGATATGGGCTAGATATATCTTGAAGGCTTTCCCCTTGTTACAAACATTGGAGTTAAAT TTGGACAGACCGTTCGACCTGAGCCAGCCGATAAAAACAAAGACGGggatagaagaagaagaggaaaagGTCATGAAGAAATGCCATAATGGATCCATAAGCGAGGTAAAGGTGAATGGATTTGTGGGAAATCAAAACGAAGTTGATTTGGTAAAGTATTTGTTAGAGAATTTATCGGGGCTTAAAGAATTGACACTTAGTCCATACAAGAAGGCTTACAAAAGATTTGATAGTTGGGAGTATAATGATATTCAAGCAAGCATAgaatttgatttgtttgaatACGAGTGTCATGAGCTTCTTAAAGTAATTCCTCCATCTGTTTGTCTACATATTGAAAGACAGAGGATTTAG